The following are encoded in a window of Diorhabda sublineata isolate icDioSubl1.1 chromosome 5, icDioSubl1.1, whole genome shotgun sequence genomic DNA:
- the LOC130444689 gene encoding uncharacterized protein LOC130444689 → MRKLVLVLFFVIGAYAQDNFENTGVRLALKIYDDCTKAEGFSACLKKKAITFLDRISRMDKLNLADGVTVQKVPDASIEGPAVTEDQLDNTLPRASDAKDAALTKMLLDKASRFVSSRSIEVALPKIQAADLIEEGRKKGGGGMGGKGGMKGMMGGMMMGIAAKMAALIPIAIAGLFLLAGKALITAKIALLLSGIIALKKIFAAKQGGSGGGHGGSGWQSGGGHGGSGGGGGWQSSGGGWDKRSYNEGANLAYNAYKPQ, encoded by the exons ATGAGAAAATTAGTGTTAGTGCTGTTTTTTGTGATTGGTGCTTACGCACAggacaattttgaaaataccgGAGTTCGACTAGCGCTTAAAATTTATGATGACTGTACGAAAGCCGAGGGATTTTCAGCGTGTCTAAAGAAAAAAGCTATTACTTTTTTGGATAGAATAAGCCGTATGGATAAATTAAACTTAGCCGATGGAGTCACTGTCCAAAAAGTGCCTGATGCATCTATTGAAGGACCAGCTGTTACAGAAGACCAGCTAGACAACACACTTCCGAGAGCTTCTGATGCTAAAGATGCAGCTCTCACTAAAATGCTTCTAGACAAGGCTAGCCGCTTCGTATCATCAAGATCAATTGAAGTAGCCCTTCCAAAAATTCAGGCTGCTGATCTCATCGAGGAAG gtCGTAAAAAGGGAGGCGGTGGAATGGGTGGTAAAGGTGGAATGAAAGGAATGATGGGAGGAATGATGATGGGCATAGCCGCGAAAATGGCGGCTTTGATACCAATAGCTATCGCTGGTCTCTTTTTATTAGCCGGTAAAGCATTGATCACTGCAAAGATAGCTCTTCTGCTTTCTGGAATTATCGCCCTGAAGAAAATTTTCGCAGCTAAGCAAGGAGGTAGTGGTGGTGGTCATGGAGGAAGCGGATGGCAGTCTGGAGGAGGACATGGGGGCAGTGGGGGTGGCGGTGGTTGGCAATCCAGCGGAGGCGGCTGGGACAAGAGATCTTATAACGAAGGTGCTAATCTCGCATACAATGCCTACAAACCTCAATAA